Proteins encoded by one window of Porphyromonas vaginalis:
- a CDS encoding PD-(D/E)XK nuclease family protein, which produces MKATDLTTSPIFFDPEVHEYLLIGRDFSTIAYSGVTSILSQVLFPNKYKDVDEDVLARAAARGTRIHELCQATDTRATEPREGDDQYVSEVTNYELLKLSNDITMVANEYLVSRDDWGIASQIDCVDSEGNLYDIKTTYRLDTEYVSWQLSFYAEMYEAQNPTLKAGKLYAIWLRGAECKLVEVPRKTPAQIQQVIDAWQADVTLTTADGDDIDRLVAIEEQIAILKDALSELEIKRTQALEPIRAKMDEDGVKSVDNPRIKITLVADSTSTRFDSKRFKADHSDLFAQYSTETTRAGYIKTTLI; this is translated from the coding sequence ATGAAAGCAACCGACTTAACCACCTCCCCGATCTTCTTTGACCCCGAGGTACACGAGTATCTCCTTATCGGGAGGGACTTCTCAACAATAGCCTACAGCGGGGTCACCTCCATACTCAGTCAAGTACTCTTCCCAAACAAGTACAAGGACGTGGACGAGGACGTGCTGGCGAGAGCAGCCGCACGTGGCACACGCATCCACGAGCTATGTCAAGCCACCGACACGAGAGCCACGGAGCCACGGGAGGGCGACGACCAATATGTCTCTGAGGTGACCAATTACGAGTTACTCAAGCTGAGCAACGACATCACCATGGTCGCCAACGAGTACCTCGTGAGCCGTGACGATTGGGGCATAGCTAGTCAGATAGACTGCGTGGACAGCGAGGGAAATTTATACGACATCAAGACCACCTACCGACTAGACACGGAGTACGTGTCGTGGCAACTATCCTTCTACGCTGAGATGTACGAGGCGCAGAATCCAACGCTCAAGGCGGGCAAGCTCTACGCCATCTGGCTACGAGGTGCCGAGTGCAAGCTCGTCGAGGTGCCACGCAAGACGCCTGCGCAGATCCAGCAGGTCATAGACGCATGGCAGGCGGACGTGACACTCACGACAGCCGATGGAGACGACATAGACCGCCTCGTAGCTATCGAGGAGCAGATCGCCATCCTCAAGGACGCACTCAGCGAGCTAGAGATCAAGCGCACCCAAGCACTTGAGCCGATACGTGCGAAGATGGACGAAGACGGAGTCAAGAGCGTGGACAACCCCCGCATTAAGATCACCCTCGTAGCGGACAGCACCTCCACACGCTTCGACTCCAAGCGGTTCAAAGCTGACCACAGCGACCTTTTCGCCCAGTACAGCACGGAGACAACACGTGCAGGCTATATCAAGACAACACTCATCTAA
- a CDS encoding ssDNA-binding protein, whose translation MTIQPKSKETVAWSGECPITYVDFDTPREPRFEGQKPQYQCIVLIDKQDKATLKAIGEAIEVAKGKLTDTDPAEPFAPLLKDGDERTDKNGDPVEAFAGKWYFTAKSSEKPNVYKLTDTGAEPAAAGEVTNWDKGQVVVYFNAYDFQGRKGISARLLGFCKTGTTRESKAPMPADAMFGHLGATAPANSQQPTANSQPLQTGFNPNAQVSVNDDFPF comes from the coding sequence ATGACAATCCAACCAAAGAGCAAGGAAACAGTAGCATGGTCGGGCGAGTGCCCGATCACTTACGTAGACTTTGACACCCCCCGAGAGCCACGATTCGAGGGACAGAAGCCCCAGTACCAGTGCATCGTCCTCATTGACAAGCAGGACAAAGCGACACTCAAGGCTATCGGAGAGGCAATCGAAGTAGCCAAGGGCAAGCTCACGGACACAGACCCCGCCGAGCCTTTCGCACCGCTCCTCAAGGATGGTGACGAGCGCACGGACAAAAATGGCGATCCAGTCGAGGCTTTTGCGGGCAAGTGGTACTTCACTGCAAAGAGCAGCGAGAAGCCCAACGTCTACAAGCTCACCGACACGGGAGCCGAGCCAGCAGCAGCGGGCGAGGTGACCAACTGGGACAAGGGTCAGGTGGTCGTATACTTCAACGCATACGACTTTCAGGGGCGCAAGGGCATCTCGGCACGACTTCTAGGCTTTTGCAAGACTGGCACTACACGAGAGAGCAAGGCACCGATGCCAGCCGACGCCATGTTCGGACACCTCGGAGCCACGGCTCCAGCCAACAGCCAACAGCCAACGGCTAACAGCCAACCACTGCAGACGGGCTTCAACCCCAACGCACAAGTAAGTGTCAACGACGACTTCCCCTTCTAG